A stretch of Saccharomyces cerevisiae S288C chromosome IV, complete sequence DNA encodes these proteins:
- the RNH202 gene encoding Rnh202p (Ribonuclease H2 subunit; required for RNase H2 activity; role in ribonucleotide excision repair; related to human AGS2 that causes Aicardi-Goutieres syndrome), with product MTVSNIGGEERLIILPDDYETSKTINTFTLPPPSNITSKPRIELFENINGKLYEIRSFQFGKGPSYSHEEDLANDKYHYTKENHPIKSTFIVNTSDPTDGYVFNSSKIHFCSLYDIAFSLIGFYYRNSVSADEQDYSNSSDTGENQKSNSKTNEKFLTVRDYHDFLTDNHDKNWENISLSRLKSGLAKVSETIEEAGDVYYKITSAMITQFLLGKVSKIVENFPPSIPTLKNAPTEIKQCYKVVMATNLLVSLIPRAAYHNLLTFSPTMDSGCLNPDIKASFIELENYETTNELQNAERELLMKSAMNVGLNSNGRVSLPVKKVTKKIVQNKKPKVAIGKGAIDGFFKRK from the coding sequence ATGACCGTTTCCAACATTGGGGGGGAAGAACGACTAATAATTTTACCAGACGATTATGAAACTTCGAAAACTATAAACACTTTTACACTGCCGCCACCTTCCAATATTACATCCAAACCTCGTATCGAGCTCTTCGAAAATATTAATGGAAAACTTTACGAAATAAGATCTTTTCAATTCGGCAAAGGGCCCTCGTATTCACATGAGGAAGATTTGGCAAATGATAAATATCACTATACTAAGGAAAATCACCCGATCAAATCAACTTTCATTGTAAATACGTCTGATCCCACCGATGGTTATGTTTTTAACTCAAGCAAAATACACTTTTGTTCTTTATACGATATTGCTTTTAGTTTGATTGGATTTTACTATAGAAACAGTGTTTCAGCAGATGAACAAGATTACTCCAATTCAAGTGATACTGGTGAAAACCAAAAAAGCAACAGCAAAACCAATGAGAAATTTCTTACGGTGCGTGATTACCATGATTTCTTAACGGATAACCATGACAAGAATTGGGAAAACATTTCTTTAAGTCGTCTCAAGAGTGGCTTAGCAAAAGTTAGTGAAACCATTGAGGAAGCTGGTGACGTCTATTACAAGATCACATCTGCAATGATAACACAATTTTTGTTAGGCAAGGTATCAAAAATTGTAGAAAACTTTCCTCCAAGTATCCCTACACTTAAAAATGCCCCAACGGAAATAAAACAGTGCTACAAGGTAGTTATGGCTACAAATCTTTTAGTTTCCCTGATTCCAAGGGCGGCCTACCATAATTTACTTACCTTTTCACCTACAATGGATAGTGGTTGCCTAAATCCGGATATAAAAGCTAGCTTCATAGAACTCGAAAACTACGAGACTACGAACGAATTACAGAATGCTGAAAGAGAATTACTGATGAAAAGTGCCATGAATGTAGGCCTAAATTCGAATGGCAGGGTTTCATTGCCAGTGAAAAAAgttaccaaaaaaatagttcaaaataaaaaaccaaaagTAGCCATAGGAAAAGGGGCCATTGATGGATTTTTTAAACGTAAGTAG